From a single Alloactinosynnema sp. L-07 genomic region:
- a CDS encoding Ku protein has protein sequence MARPIWNGAINFGLVTVPVELYGATEDHTISFRQFERGTADRIRYKRVNERTGKEVAYSDIVKGAEIGGGDYVIIEPEELDAIAPGRSRTIDISTFVDIDEIDPIHYQKTYWLAPAKEEYARAYSLLLQAMRKSNRAGVATFVMRGKEYLTVVRAGEELLILTTMLFAEDLRDPAKELKSMPEIAPARGKELDMAISLIESMSEEWKPEEYSDTYTQRVEQLIEDKKEGREVVTEEAPSEPTKVVDLFEALSKSVESRKKRREESPEPEADLAGLTKAELDKLARDLDVKGRSKLNRDELEKAVKAAQGAGARPRRAS, from the coding sequence GTGGCACGGCCGATTTGGAACGGCGCGATCAACTTCGGGCTCGTGACGGTCCCGGTCGAGCTTTACGGCGCGACCGAGGACCACACGATCAGCTTCCGCCAGTTCGAGCGGGGCACCGCCGACCGGATCCGGTACAAGCGCGTCAACGAGCGCACCGGCAAAGAGGTCGCGTACTCCGACATCGTCAAAGGCGCCGAGATCGGCGGCGGCGACTACGTCATCATCGAACCGGAGGAGCTCGACGCCATCGCGCCGGGGCGCTCCAGGACGATCGACATCTCCACCTTCGTCGACATCGACGAGATCGACCCGATCCACTACCAGAAGACGTACTGGCTGGCGCCCGCCAAGGAGGAATACGCGCGGGCCTACAGCCTGCTGTTGCAGGCCATGCGCAAGTCCAACCGCGCGGGCGTGGCCACCTTCGTCATGCGCGGCAAGGAATACCTGACGGTCGTGCGCGCGGGCGAGGAACTGCTGATCCTGACGACCATGCTGTTCGCCGAGGACCTGCGCGACCCGGCCAAGGAACTGAAGTCGATGCCGGAGATCGCCCCCGCGCGCGGCAAGGAACTCGACATGGCCATCTCGCTGATCGAGTCGATGAGCGAGGAGTGGAAGCCCGAGGAGTACAGCGACACGTACACCCAGCGCGTCGAGCAGCTCATCGAGGACAAGAAGGAAGGCCGCGAGGTAGTCACCGAGGAGGCCCCGAGCGAGCCGACCAAGGTCGTGGACCTGTTCGAGGCGCTGAGCAAGAGCGTGGAAAGCCGCAAGAAGCGCCGCGAGGAATCCCCGGAGCCGGAGGCGGATCTGGCAGGCCTGACCAAGGCCGAGCTGGACAAGCTGGCCCGCGACCTGGACGTCAAAGGCCGCTCGAAGCTGAACCGTGACGAGTTGGAGAAGGCGGTGAAGGCGGCACAGGGCGCGGGCGCACGTCCGAGGAGGGCTTCGTGA
- the glyA gene encoding serine hydroxymethyltransferase, whose product MSTFGQSLAEVDPDVAAAVNAELHRQQSTLEMIASENFAPVGVLEAQGSVLTNKYAEGYPGRRYYGGCEHVDVVEKLAIDRIKSLFGAKFANVQPHSGAQANAAAMFAVLNPGDTILGLDLAHGGHLTHGMKINFSGKLYNVVAYKVDTETGLVDMAEVERLAVEAKPKLIIAGWSAYPRQLDFAEFRRIADSVGALLMVDMAHFAGLVAAGLHPNPVPHAHLTTTTTHKTLGGPRGGVVLTNDKDLAKKVNSAVFPGQQGGPLEHVIAAKAVSFKIAASEEFAERQRRVLAGAKILAERLTQADCAEAGVKVLTGGTDVHLVLVDLVNSQLDGQQAEDRLHSVGITVNRNAVPNDPRPPMVTSGLRIGTPALATRGFDAEDFAEVSDIIAVALRPDFDDATKEALRDRVDLLVKRRPLYPELG is encoded by the coding sequence GTGAGTACTTTCGGTCAGTCGCTCGCTGAGGTCGACCCGGACGTCGCCGCCGCGGTCAACGCCGAGCTGCACCGCCAGCAGTCGACCCTGGAGATGATCGCCTCGGAGAACTTCGCCCCGGTGGGCGTGCTCGAGGCACAGGGCTCGGTGCTGACCAACAAGTACGCCGAGGGCTACCCGGGCCGCCGCTACTACGGCGGCTGCGAGCACGTCGACGTCGTCGAGAAGCTCGCGATCGACCGGATCAAGTCGCTCTTCGGCGCCAAGTTCGCCAACGTCCAGCCGCACTCGGGCGCGCAGGCGAACGCGGCGGCCATGTTCGCGGTCCTCAACCCCGGTGACACGATCCTGGGTCTGGACCTCGCGCACGGCGGGCACCTGACGCACGGCATGAAGATCAATTTCTCGGGCAAGCTCTACAACGTCGTCGCCTACAAGGTCGACACCGAGACCGGCCTGGTCGACATGGCCGAGGTCGAGCGCCTGGCCGTCGAGGCCAAGCCGAAGCTGATCATCGCAGGGTGGTCGGCCTACCCGCGTCAGCTCGACTTCGCCGAGTTCCGCCGCATCGCCGACTCGGTCGGCGCGCTGCTCATGGTGGACATGGCGCACTTCGCCGGTCTGGTGGCCGCGGGTCTGCACCCCAACCCGGTGCCGCACGCCCACCTGACCACCACGACCACGCACAAGACCCTCGGCGGACCCCGGGGCGGCGTGGTGCTGACCAACGACAAGGACCTGGCCAAGAAGGTCAACTCCGCGGTGTTCCCCGGCCAGCAGGGTGGCCCGCTGGAGCACGTGATCGCGGCCAAGGCGGTCTCGTTCAAGATCGCCGCGTCCGAGGAGTTCGCCGAGCGCCAGCGGCGCGTGCTGGCGGGTGCCAAGATCCTGGCCGAGCGGCTCACCCAGGCCGACTGCGCCGAGGCGGGCGTCAAGGTCCTCACCGGCGGCACCGACGTGCACTTGGTGCTGGTCGACCTGGTCAACTCCCAGCTCGACGGCCAGCAGGCCGAGGACCGGCTGCACTCGGTGGGCATCACGGTCAACCGCAACGCGGTCCCCAATGACCCCCGTCCCCCTATGGTTACCTCCGGCCTGCGCATCGGCACTCCCGCGCTGGCCACCCGCGGCTTCGACGCCGAGGACTTCGCTGAGGTCTCCGACATCATCGCGGTCGCGTTGCGGCCCGATTTCGACGATGCGACCAAGGAGGCTCTGCGCGACCGCGTGGACCTGTTGGTCAAGCGTCGCCCGCTGTACCCGGAATTAGGCTGA
- the gcvH gene encoding glycine cleavage system protein GcvH encodes MSNPENLGYTEEHEWVDLAEASATVGVTKYAADALGDVVYVQLPAVGEKLTKGEPCGEIESTKSVSDLYAPADGEVVEINEAVVDTPELVNTDPFGDGWLFRMRVEDEPELLDAAAYAELTKEGDA; translated from the coding sequence ATGAGCAACCCGGAGAACCTCGGCTACACCGAGGAGCACGAATGGGTCGATCTCGCCGAGGCGAGCGCGACGGTCGGTGTCACCAAGTACGCCGCCGACGCACTCGGTGACGTCGTCTACGTGCAGCTCCCCGCGGTCGGCGAGAAGCTCACCAAGGGCGAGCCGTGTGGCGAGATCGAGTCGACCAAGTCGGTCAGCGACCTCTACGCCCCCGCCGACGGCGAGGTCGTGGAGATCAACGAGGCCGTCGTGGACACCCCCGAGCTGGTCAACACCGACCCGTTCGGCGACGGCTGGCTGTTCCGTATGCGCGTGGAGGACGAGCCCGAGCTGCTCGACGCCGCGGCGTACGCCGAGCTCACCAAAGAGGGGGATGCGTGA
- a CDS encoding L-serine ammonia-lyase — translation MAVSVFDLFSIGIGPSSSHTVGPMRAALMFVDGLGPRLGEVARVRAELFGSLGATGHGHGSDKAVLLGLEGARPEDVDTDSVPVRVAEIRSSGRLSLLGTHEIAFTEDDDLVMHRRKSLPLHPNGMTFAAWSADGTLLAERTYYSVGGGFVLDETAADGPVISADTTPVPFPFRTAAELMDHCSANDLTIAQVMLRNELVWRTEDEVRAGLLAIWQVMQDCVTRGCEQDGVLPGGLKVPRRAKALHEKLLSEDGAGDPLYVMDWVSLYALAVNEENASGGRVVTAPTNGAAGIIPAVLHYYTRFISVASEDGVIDFMLTAAAIGVVLKETGSISGAEVGCQGEVGSACAMAAAGLTAVLGGSVAQVENAAEIGLEHHLGLTCDPVGGLVQIPCIERNAVGSTKAINASRIALRGDGTHVVHLDKVIKTMRETGADMHTKYKETARGGLALNVIEC, via the coding sequence GTGGCGGTCAGCGTTTTCGATTTGTTCAGCATTGGGATCGGCCCGTCCAGCTCACACACCGTGGGCCCGATGCGGGCCGCGCTGATGTTCGTCGACGGTCTTGGGCCCCGCCTTGGTGAGGTCGCGCGGGTACGGGCCGAGTTGTTCGGCTCGCTCGGCGCGACCGGCCACGGCCACGGCAGCGACAAGGCGGTGCTACTGGGCCTGGAGGGCGCGCGGCCGGAGGACGTCGACACCGACTCCGTGCCGGTCCGGGTCGCCGAGATCCGCTCCAGCGGCAGACTCTCGCTGCTGGGCACCCACGAGATCGCGTTCACTGAGGACGACGACCTCGTCATGCACCGTCGCAAGTCGCTTCCGTTGCACCCCAACGGAATGACCTTCGCGGCCTGGTCGGCGGACGGGACGCTGCTGGCCGAGCGGACGTATTACTCGGTGGGCGGCGGCTTCGTCCTCGACGAGACGGCGGCCGACGGTCCGGTCATCTCGGCCGACACGACGCCCGTGCCGTTCCCGTTCCGCACGGCGGCGGAACTGATGGACCACTGCTCGGCCAACGACCTGACCATCGCGCAGGTCATGCTGCGCAACGAGTTGGTGTGGCGCACCGAGGACGAGGTCCGGGCCGGGCTGCTCGCCATCTGGCAGGTCATGCAGGACTGCGTGACGCGCGGCTGCGAACAGGACGGCGTGCTCCCAGGTGGGCTGAAGGTGCCCCGCCGGGCCAAGGCGCTGCACGAGAAGCTGCTCTCCGAGGACGGCGCGGGCGACCCGCTGTACGTGATGGACTGGGTCTCGCTGTACGCGTTGGCGGTCAACGAGGAGAACGCCTCCGGCGGCCGGGTCGTGACCGCCCCGACCAACGGCGCGGCCGGGATCATCCCCGCGGTGCTGCACTACTACACGCGGTTCATCTCGGTGGCCTCCGAGGACGGTGTCATCGACTTCATGCTGACCGCCGCGGCGATCGGCGTGGTACTCAAGGAGACCGGCTCGATCTCCGGCGCCGAGGTCGGCTGCCAGGGCGAGGTCGGCTCGGCGTGCGCCATGGCCGCCGCCGGTCTGACGGCGGTGCTCGGCGGCTCGGTCGCGCAGGTGGAGAACGCCGCCGAGATCGGGCTGGAACACCACTTGGGACTCACGTGCGACCCGGTCGGCGGGCTGGTGCAGATCCCGTGCATCGAACGCAACGCCGTGGGGTCGACCAAGGCCATCAACGCCTCCCGCATCGCTTTGCGCGGCGACGGCACCCACGTGGTGCACCTGGACAAGGTCATCAAGACGATGCGTGAGACCGGCGCCGATATGCACACCAAGTACAAGGAAACGGCGCGCGGGGGCCTGGCCCTCAACGTCATCGAATGCTGA